CGTGCGCCCTGTCTGTGAAACAGGGCCAACGGGATGACCCCGCCTTCAGGCGGTTTGCGGTTGTCATGTCATACCGTGATGGCTCGCCGCGCGACCTTTATGGCAGAGACGTGGAGGGGCCCCAGGCGAAACCAGCGCTTCCGTCTTCATGCTGGGCGTTACGGATGGACAAACCCTGCAAGCGCCCCGTCACGGGGCGGAGCCTAGCTGCAATAGGCTGCGGCAGTTTCGCCGAAAAGCTTGTAGCGGCGCCAGAATTCGGCGTCGCGCCGACGGTCGGACTGGCGCACCACCTGAGCCTGATGCGGATCGCGGAAGAAACCGGCTGCGCGGCTTTGGTCGCCGCGGGTCAGGGTGATGTCGGCGGCATGCTGGATGCAGCCGCACAGTCCCCGCGTTACGCCGGGGCGGTCCGACGAGAGGCAGGCGCGCTCGATCTGGCCTGCCTGGGCTGTCATTGCGGAAAGACCGGCCAGAACGGCCGCGGTCGCGAAAAGCTTCACTGTCATCTGTCGCTCTCCCGGGCCGGATGCCGGACTGCTCTTCCGATTCCGGCCGCATGTGTTTGCGCGACAGTAGCCCAGGGCGGAGCATCCCCGCAACCGGGCCGATGCAGATGTGAAGAGGGGCTTGGCCGTTGTTCAGGCGGTCTGGACGACATGGGTGGTGATGGCCGCGAAGAACAGCATGCTGGCGATCAGGACGAAGACATGCCAGATCGTGTTGTGATAGGGTAGCCTTTCCCAGAGATAGAAGATCATTCCCACGGAGTAGAGCGCGCCGCCCGCGATCGCGAGGCCCAGCACCGGGGCCGAGAGCGAGGCGAACATGCTCCAGCCCGCGACCACGCCGGCCCAGCCCATCATCGGGTAAAGCACGAGGTTGACGATCCGGAACCTGTAGGGCGCCAGGACCCGGAGCCCGGTGCCCGCCATCGCGGCGGCCCAAAGCCCGGCCAGCAGCGCCGCGCCATGGCCCGAGAGCAGGGTGAAGGGCGTGTAGGTGCCCGCGATCTTCCAGTAGATCGCGGAATGGTCGAGGCGTCGGAAGATCGGCGTCCAGTTCGGGTGGCGTACCATGTGGTAAAGCGCCGAAAACCCGATCATGGCGCAGAGCGCGACGCCGTAGACGGTGATGCCGAGGATCGCGGGCGTGTCGCCCCTGATCAGGATCGCGAGAACGACCAGGGTCGGAACGCCGATGGCCACGGCGGCCAGCCCGGTGACATGCACGATCGCGTCCGAAAAGCGTTCGGTCGGTGAGTAATCGCGAGGATGTTCCGGCACCCGTTGCATGGCGGCCTCCAAACCTTGTCCTCCTTCATGTTCAACGCAAATTTAAGCGAATGTGAGTTAACACTGCGTCAAAACCACGCAGCTCGCAGCGTTTTTCTTTCCGGCAGGCCCGGCAGGTCAGCGCGAAATGCGGAAACCGGCTTCTGCGGGCCAGTCGCCCGGCGTGGTCTCGACGGTCTCGACCCGCGCCGGGGCGGGGCCCTCCTGCAGCGCGTCGAGCATCCCCGCCACCCGGTCCTCCGGCCCTGCGAGCAGGGCCAGAACGGCTCCGTCGGCTTCGTTCCGCACCCAACCCGACTGGCCCAACGCCGCCGCCTGCGCCTCGGTCCATGCGCGGAAGCCCACGCCCTGCACCCGGCCCGCGATACGGACCCGGATCGCGATCCGGTCGGTCATCGGCATCTCCGTTGTTCCACGGAACACATATAACACCTAGGAACGAGGGCGCAGGTTTCGAGAGCCCTTCAGGAAATGAGCGAAATTCCAAGACCTGCAAGACTGACAAATATCCCGATGACCTCTCCCCGCGTCATGCCCAGGCGTGCGGCCACGGCGTCCAGCGCCTCGGTCGAGCTTCGCAGGATGATCGACATTCTCGAGACCCGGCCGAAGATACGGGTGGCAGGATCGGCTCCGGGCAGTTTCGGCGCCCAGTCCGGCACCGGACCGATGGCGTCGTTGACAAGCTCAGGAATATCCTCGCGAAACTGATCCGCGAGGTCATCCTCGGAAATCGCGGTCAGGACCGGCAGGGCCGCCTCGACGGCGGCTTTGCCCTCGGGCGTCATCTCCTTCCAGGCCTGCCGCGACAGGATCCGGCGGTTTTCGGCAATCTCGGGATGCGTGGCGCGAACCGCCCGCGCCCCCTCTTCGCAGGCAGCCTGCAGGGCCAGGTTCTCTTCGCTCGGCGGCAGGTCTTCCGATACGATCTGGCGGGTCAGGGCGGCATGGACGGTCGTCAGGTCCATCTCGATCCGCTGAGGATCGTTGCCGTATTTCGCGACGGTCCGGCGCAGGACACGCGCCTCGCGCGACCGGTCCGAGAGGCCGTTCGACGGGTTTGCCAGGGCATCGTCGAGAGCATCCGAGACCTGCGACAGCGACGCCTCGAGCAGACCCGGGTTGCTGGCCGGGACAGGAACCGCCCGGAAACGTGCCGTCTCGGGCACGAATTCGATCCGTTCGGCCTGTGGTGTCTTTTCCGCCAGATAGTGCGCCTGAAGACCGGAGATCCTTTCCGCAATTCGCCCCGGTCCCGCCTTCCAATCGCCGTTGGGCAGCAGAATGACCTGCCGCAAGAAGTCCCAGTCTACTGGACGGCCCGCCAGCATGTCCTCGTACCAGCTCTGCCAGAAGGCCCAGACGGGCGCTTCTGCCTGCCAGAATGAACACAGTTTTTCATATTCTTCTGCGAGCCCATTGGGAAGAAGGCTAAGCGGCCAGAGGGGGAGAAAAAACACCGCCTTTGGATCGCCAATTGACAAAATGTCCGCGTCAAGGTCAGCAGCGGCATATACTGAGGAACGATGGGTGGCGCGGGCAGCGTTGGAAGCGTCACGAGCTGCATTGGCTGCTTTGAAAGCACTGCCTGCAGCACTCGCGGTGGCTTGAACAGCGTTAGCAGCAGCGCTCGCCGCGGGATACGCTCCGCTGCCACGAGCCGTGTTAGCTGCTCTTTCAACTTCGACTTCGACGTTTTCTAGGGCGCTTTTGACTTCAGGAGTTTGGCATTTGTCTTTAACACCTGAAGCTAGGATGGCGCGCAGCACTGGCAGTGAAATCTCGCGAAGCATCTCATCCCCAGCACGCACGGCTGCGGGAAATGCGCGCAAGGCACAACGCATCGCGAAAGCGGCCCTAACGTCGCGCGACTGGTCCTTCAGCCAAAGCTCGGAACTAGCTCGACCGTGTATTCTCATTCCGCCCCAACTGGCACCGCCCTACCCCACGCAGTCTGAGGCTCCCCTTCAGCCCGATCAAGTCAGGGAAGCGCGGCCTTTGCGTCAGGCTCCGCGCCATGCACCTGCCCCCACCCCAAATCGCCCGCGTGCGTTTCCGCCGAGACGTGGTATATCTGGCCTTCGCACCGTGTCTCTCACCGGCCCCGGCCCGCCCGGAGGGCCGCCCCGAAACAGCCCCCCGAAACAGCCCATTGACCGGCTACGAAAAGCACCGCATATCCGCCCGCATGACCGAGCTCAAATATATCCGCAACTTCTCGATCGTGGCCCATATCGACCACGGGAAATCGACGCTTGCCGACCGGCTGATCCAGCTGACCGGCACCGTTGCCGAACGCGACATGAAGGAGCAGATGCTCGACGCGATGGATATCGAGCGCGAGCGCGGCATCACCATCAAGGCCAATACCGTCCGGATCGAGTATCCCGCGCAGGACGGCCACACTTACGTTCTGAACCTGATCGATACCCCCGGCCATGTCGACTTCGCCTATGAAGTGTCGCGCTCGATGCGCGCGGTCGAGGGCTCGCTGCTGGTCGTCGATGCGACGCAGGGGGTCGAGGCGCAGACGCTGGCCAATGTCTATACCGCCATCGACGCCGATCACGAGATCGTGCCGGTCCTCAACAAGATCGACCTGCCCGCGGCCGAACCCGACCGCGTCAAGGAACAGATCGAGGACGTGATCGGCATCGACGCCTCCGAGGCGATCGAGATCAGCGCCAAGACGGGCCTGGGCATTCCCGATGTGCTGGAGGCCATCGTCAAGCACCTGCCGCAGCCGCATGAGGGCGAGCGGGACAAGCCGCTGAAGGCGCTGCTGGTCGACAGTTATTACGACCCCTATCTGGGCGTGGTGGTTCTGGTGCGGATCATCGACGGCGTGCTGAAGAAGGGCGACCGGATCCGGATGATGAGGACGGGCGGGGTCTATCCCGTCGACCGGATCGGCGTGTTCCGCCCCGCGATGCAGAATGTGGACGAGCTGGGCCCGGGCGAGATCGGCTTCCTGACCGCCTCGATCAAGCAGGTCCGCGACACCCGCGTCGGCGATACGGTGACGACCGAGAAGAAGGGCTGCGAGGCGCCGCTTCCGGGCTTCAAGCCCAGCCAGCCGGTGGTGTTCTGCGGGCTTTTCCCGGTCGATACCAACGATTTCGACGATCTGCGCGACGCCATCGAAAAGCTGGCGCTGAATGACGCCTCCTTCACCTACGAGATGGAGACCTCGGCCGCGCTGGGCTTCGGCTTCCGCTGCGGGTTCCTCGGGCTTCTGCATCTGGAGGTCGTGCGCGACCGGCTCGAGCGCGAATACGGGATCGACCTGATCACCACCGCGCCCTCGGTGATCTACAAGATCCACATGAAGGATGGCGAGGTGCGCGAGCTGCACAACCCCGCCGACATGCCCGACCTGACCTATGTCGACCATATCGAGGAACCGCGGATCAAGGCGACGATCCTCGTGCCCGACGAATATCTGGGCGACGTGCTGAAGCTGTGCCAGGACCGCCGCGGCGAGCAGCTGGACCTGACCTATGCCGGCTCGCGCGCGATGGCGGTCTACGATCTGCCGCTGAACGAGGTGGTGTTCGACTTCTACGACCGGCTCAAATCGGTGACCAAGGGCTATGCCAGCTTCGACTACCAGATCTCGGGCTATCGCACGGATTTCCTCGTCAAGATGCAGATCCTCGTCAATGACGAGCCGGTCGATGCGCTGTCGGTCATGGTCCATCGCGACCGCGCCGAGATGCGGGGCCGGGCGATGTGCGAGAAGCTGAAAGAGCTGATCCCGCGCCACATGTTCAAGATCCCGATCCAGGCGGCCATCGGCGGCCGGGTCGTCGCGCGCGAGACGCTGGCGGCGCTGCGCAAGGACGTGACCGCCAAATGCTATGGCGGTGACGCGACGCGGAAGAAGAAGCTTCTGGAAAAGCAGAAGGCCGGGAAGAAGAAGATGCGCCAGTTCGGCAAGGTCGAGATCCCGCAGCAGGCCTTCATCAACGCGCTCAAGATGGACGACTGAGCCTGCCGGCGAGGTCCCGTTCTTCGGGGCCATGCTTCGCGGTGCGATTCGGCGCGGCCGGGACCGGGCGCCGGGATCGGGCTGGCCGCGGCGGCTTTCGGGCGGCGGTTTTGCGGCCCTTCGGTGGCGCGGGATGGCCATTGCGGGGCGGGACGGTCGCGACTGCGTGAGACCCCGCCCTCGCTCTGGACCTCGGCGCCGAGTTGGGTCATACCAACTCGAAACCGGTCAGGAGGGGCGCATGGGCGTGGTCGACAGTTTTCTCAGCTATGTGACCTGGTGGAACGGCCAGACCGTGAACATGCGGCTCTGGACCGCGCGCAATGGCCAGAAGGTCGGCGAGGACGCGCAGGGAAACGTGTTCTACCGGTCGAAGGACGGCAAGCGCCGCTGGGTGATTTACAATGGCGAGATCGAGGCAAGCCGGATCTCGCCCGACTGGCATGGCTGGCTGCACCATACCTATGACGCGCCGCCGACCGAGGCGCCGCTGCCGCACCGGGCCTGGGAAAAGCCGCATCAGGAAAACCTGACCGGCACGCCCTTGGCCTATGCGCCTCCGGGCTCGATCCGCAGGCCCGAGCCCGCGCCGCGGCGCGATTACGAGGCCTGGCAACCGGAATAACCATGGCAGAGAACAGTCCGACCGAAATCCTCACCGGTGCCGCCGTCCTGGCCTTGGCTGCCGGCTTCTTCGTCTATGCCTCGAACGCGACCGGCATGATCGGCGGCGCCGGACAGCAGCATTACGAGCTGAGCGCGAGCTTCCGTTCGGCCGAGGGCGTCAATCTCGGCACCGATGTCCGGCTGGCCGGTGTCAAGGTCGGCACCGTGACCGGGCTCGAGCTCAACCCGCAGACCTTCCGGGCCGATACCCGCTTCACCGTCCGCAACGGCATCGAGATCCCCGATGACAGCACCGCATCGGTCAGTTCCGAGGGTCTTCTGGGCGGCACCTTCCTCGAGCTGGTGCCGGGCGGCTCGCCCTTCAATCTCGAGCCGGGGGCCGAGGTGATCGACACCCAGGGCGCGGTCGGCCTGATCTCGCTGCTGATGAAATTCGTCGGCGGCGGTGGCGATGGCGGCGGCTCGGATGTCGGAACGGGCGGCGGGGACGATACGAAATGATCCGCGCGGCGCTGGCCCTGGCGCTGATCGCGACCCCGCTTCTG
The genomic region above belongs to Rhodovulum sulfidophilum DSM 1374 and contains:
- the mlaD gene encoding outer membrane lipid asymmetry maintenance protein MlaD, which encodes MAENSPTEILTGAAVLALAAGFFVYASNATGMIGGAGQQHYELSASFRSAEGVNLGTDVRLAGVKVGTVTGLELNPQTFRADTRFTVRNGIEIPDDSTASVSSEGLLGGTFLELVPGGSPFNLEPGAEVIDTQGAVGLISLLMKFVGGGGDGGGSDVGTGGGDDTK
- the trhA gene encoding PAQR family membrane homeostasis protein TrhA encodes the protein MQRVPEHPRDYSPTERFSDAIVHVTGLAAVAIGVPTLVVLAILIRGDTPAILGITVYGVALCAMIGFSALYHMVRHPNWTPIFRRLDHSAIYWKIAGTYTPFTLLSGHGAALLAGLWAAAMAGTGLRVLAPYRFRIVNLVLYPMMGWAGVVAGWSMFASLSAPVLGLAIAGGALYSVGMIFYLWERLPYHNTIWHVFVLIASMLFFAAITTHVVQTA
- a CDS encoding acylphosphatase, producing MTDRIAIRVRIAGRVQGVGFRAWTEAQAAALGQSGWVRNEADGAVLALLAGPEDRVAGMLDALQEGPAPARVETVETTPGDWPAEAGFRISR
- a CDS encoding NADH:ubiquinone oxidoreductase subunit NDUFA12 is translated as MGVVDSFLSYVTWWNGQTVNMRLWTARNGQKVGEDAQGNVFYRSKDGKRRWVIYNGEIEASRISPDWHGWLHHTYDAPPTEAPLPHRAWEKPHQENLTGTPLAYAPPGSIRRPEPAPRRDYEAWQPE
- a CDS encoding LptE family protein, whose protein sequence is MLREISLPVLRAILASGVKDKCQTPEVKSALENVEVEVERAANTARGSGAYPAASAAANAVQATASAAGSAFKAANAARDASNAARATHRSSVYAAADLDADILSIGDPKAVFFLPLWPLSLLPNGLAEEYEKLCSFWQAEAPVWAFWQSWYEDMLAGRPVDWDFLRQVILLPNGDWKAGPGRIAERISGLQAHYLAEKTPQAERIEFVPETARFRAVPVPASNPGLLEASLSQVSDALDDALANPSNGLSDRSREARVLRRTVAKYGNDPQRIEMDLTTVHAALTRQIVSEDLPPSEENLALQAACEEGARAVRATHPEIAENRRILSRQAWKEMTPEGKAAVEAALPVLTAISEDDLADQFREDIPELVNDAIGPVPDWAPKLPGADPATRIFGRVSRMSIILRSSTEALDAVAARLGMTRGEVIGIFVSLAGLGISLIS
- the lepA gene encoding translation elongation factor 4, encoding MTELKYIRNFSIVAHIDHGKSTLADRLIQLTGTVAERDMKEQMLDAMDIERERGITIKANTVRIEYPAQDGHTYVLNLIDTPGHVDFAYEVSRSMRAVEGSLLVVDATQGVEAQTLANVYTAIDADHEIVPVLNKIDLPAAEPDRVKEQIEDVIGIDASEAIEISAKTGLGIPDVLEAIVKHLPQPHEGERDKPLKALLVDSYYDPYLGVVVLVRIIDGVLKKGDRIRMMRTGGVYPVDRIGVFRPAMQNVDELGPGEIGFLTASIKQVRDTRVGDTVTTEKKGCEAPLPGFKPSQPVVFCGLFPVDTNDFDDLRDAIEKLALNDASFTYEMETSAALGFGFRCGFLGLLHLEVVRDRLEREYGIDLITTAPSVIYKIHMKDGEVRELHNPADMPDLTYVDHIEEPRIKATILVPDEYLGDVLKLCQDRRGEQLDLTYAGSRAMAVYDLPLNEVVFDFYDRLKSVTKGYASFDYQISGYRTDFLVKMQILVNDEPVDALSVMVHRDRAEMRGRAMCEKLKELIPRHMFKIPIQAAIGGRVVARETLAALRKDVTAKCYGGDATRKKKLLEKQKAGKKKMRQFGKVEIPQQAFINALKMDD